From Arctopsyche grandis isolate Sample6627 chromosome 12, ASM5162203v2, whole genome shotgun sequence, one genomic window encodes:
- the LOC143920248 gene encoding glucose dehydrogenase [FAD, quinone]-like, which produces MAFFGSIATLGGLAQSPSIVASVLPLFAIALTYYRYHSVDPESFPREEHNLLPMYDFIVVGGGSAGAVIASRLSENRNWTVLLLEAGGHETEISDIPTLAGYTQLSNLDWKYQTQPSPNRSYCLAMQADRCNWPRGKVLGGSSVLNAMIYVRGNKNDYDLWETLGNVGWSHDNVLPYFKKSEDNRNPYLAKSPYHSTGGYLTVQEAPWRTPLSVSFLKAGMELGYEVRDLNGEQQTGFMLAQATIRRGSRCSTAKAFLRPVRLRRNLHIALNSQVTKILINSKRRAYGVQFIRNGVKYTTKAAKEVIVSGGSINSPQLLMLSGIGPASHLAEHNIPVIADLKVGHNLQDHVGLGGLTFIINDPISFSKARFSKPAYGLEYVVNERGPMTCPGIEGLAFVNTKYAPKSGLWPDVQFHFGPGSVNSDGGDNIRHIVNLRERVYNTVYKPLLKSETWTILPLLLRPKSSGWVRLKSADPLEYPTIHPNYFAHKEDIQILTEGIKIAMAISNTSAFQRHGSRPLTIPMPGCKHLELFSDEYWECSMKHFTFTIYHPTGTCKMGPSDDPDAVVDPRLRVYGVTNLRVADASIMPTIVSGNPNAPVIMIGEKVSDMIKQDWS; this is translated from the exons CATTGTTCGCTATTGCTCTTACATACTATAGATATCACTCCGTAGATCCAGAGTCTTTTCCTAGAGAAGAACATAAt ttGCTGCCTATGTATGACTTCATAGTGGTAGGCGGTGGATCAGCTGGTGCAGTAATAGCTTCTAGATTATCTGAAAATAGAAACTGGACTGTTTTGTTATTAGAAGCGGGAGGTCACGAAACTGAAATATCAGACATACCAACATTGGCGGGATACACACAGCTTTCTAATCTCGATTGGAAATATCAAACGCAACCATCTCCAAATCGAAGTTATTGTTTGGCTATGCAAGCCGATCGTTGCAACTGGCCACGGGGAAAAGTATTGGGTGGATCAAGTGTTCTCAATGCAATGATATACGTAAGAGGAAACAAAAATGATTACGATTTATGGGAAACTTTAGGAAATGTTGGATGGTCTCATGACAATGTCTTGCCATACTTCAAAAAGTCGGAAGATAATCGCAATCCATACTTAGCGAAATCTCCATACCATTCGACTGGCGGTTATTTAACAGTACAGGAAGCACCTTGGAGAACTCCATTATCGGTGTCGTTTTTAAAAGCGGGAATGGAATTAGGATATGAAGTCAGAGATTTAAACGGCGAACAACAAACTGGGTTTATGTTAGCTCAAGCTACGATTAGAAGAGGTAGCAGATGTAGTACGGCCAAAGCGTTTTTACGACCCGTTAGATTGAGAAGAAACCTTCACATAGCCCTAAATTCCCAAGTCACCAAGATACTGATCAACAGTAAACGACGGGCATACGGAGTACAATTCATACGAAACGGAGTGAAGTATACGACAAAAGCCGCCAAAGAAGTGATTGTATCTGGCGGATCGATTAACAGTCCTCAATTGTTGATGCTTAGCGGTATAGGTCCAGCTAGCCATTTAGCCGAACACAATATACCCGTTATAGCCGACCTGAAAGTGGGACACAATTTGCAAGATCACGTCGGATTGGGTGGATTGACGTTCATCATAAACGATCCGATTAGCTTTTCTAAAGCGAGATTTTCAAAACCAGCATACGGTCTCGAGTACGTGGTGAACGAAAGAGGACCGATGACTTGTCCTGGAATTGAAGGACTAGCATTCGTCAACACAAAATACGCACCCAAGTCTGGTCTTTGGCCTGATGTACAATTTCACTTCGGACCAGGTTCAGTCAATTCAGACGGTGGTGATAACATCCGTCATATAGTCAATTTAAGAGAGAGAGTTTACAATACTGTATATAAACCACTTCTTAAATCAGAAACGTGGACTATTCTTCCACTACTGTTGAGACCGAAGAGTTCCGGATGGGTTCGACTGAAAAGTGCAGATCCACTGGAATATCCAACTATACATCCCAACTATTTCGCTCACAAGGAAGATATACAAATCCTAACTGAGGGAATTAAGATAGCTATGGCAATATCGAATACGTCAGCTTTTCAGCGGCATGGTTCAAGACCGTTGACAATACCGATGCCCGGTTGTAAGCACTTGGAATTGTTTAGCGATGAATATTGGGAGTGCAGTATGAAACATTTCACTTTTACCATTTACCATCCGACTGGAACGTGTAAAATGGGACCATCGGATGATCCAGATGCAGTCGTAGATCCCAGATTGAGGGTATATGGAGTTACCAATTTGAGAGTGGCGGATGCTAGTATAATGCCCACAATAGTGAGCGGAAATCCCAACGCTCCTGTAATAATGATTGGTGAGAAAGTGAGTGATATGATAAAACAAGATTGGTCATGA